From a single Solanum dulcamara chromosome 4, daSolDulc1.2, whole genome shotgun sequence genomic region:
- the LOC129884007 gene encoding uncharacterized protein LOC129884007 — protein MADDSSVASGTQVPITVTNTNHNEFNNTSHPYFISPSDSPGTLLTNAVFDGKSFGGWKRGMWIALTAKNKSGFVDGSSPEPNAGTDKHRTWSRANNMVISWLLNSIYTEISESILYYSTAKDIWTELEARFGQSSGARLFQLQKELSDLTQGASDIASYFTKMKRLWDELDTLDSFSPCLCACSCGSKQKNIKFKQDKRLLKFLMGLNDTFYGARGNILMILPLPTVSNAYVLLIQEEKQREVQNTPKFPGESSSFVAANANNGNKTFTTDFRTQRQTYENKKSGMMLQHMNKDDQGPTSEVTASTNYTGPFNEEPNNAAW, from the exons ATGGCAGATGATAGTAGTGTTGCTTCTGGGACCCAAGTTCCCATTACAGTGACCAATACTAATCATAATGAATTTAACAATACCTCTCATCCTTACTTCATCTCACCATCAGACTCTCCTGGCACACTACTAACCAATGCAGTGTTTGATGGGAAAAGTTTTGGTGGATGGAAGAGAGGTATGTGGATAGCCTTGACAGCAAAAAATAAATCTGGCTTTGTTGATGGTTCATCCCCAGAACCAAATGCAGGAACTGATAAACACAGAACTTGGTCTAGGGCCAACAACATGGTTATTTCTTGGCTTTTAAATTCTATATATACAGAAATTTCAGAAAGTATTCTATATTATTCTACTGCTAAAGATATCTGGACAGAGCTGGAAGCCAGATTTGGCCAAAGCTCAGGTGCTAGGCTCTTTCAACTCCAAAAGGAGCTTAGTGACTTAACCCAAGGTGCTTCTGATATTGCTTCCTATTTCACCAAGATGAAACGACTTTGGGATGAGTTGGATACCTTGGACTCTTTTTCACCATGCCTTTGTGCTTGTTCCTGTggatcaaaacaaaaaaatatcaagTTCAAACAAGATAAAAGATTGCTTAAGTTTTTGATGGGTTTGAATGATACTTTTTATGGTGCAAGAGGAAATATTCTCATGATTTTACCTCTGCCCACTGTATCAAATGCCTATGTACTACTAATTCAAGAGGAAAAACAAAGAGAGGTCCAAAACACACCTAAATTTCCAGGGGAATCATCCTCTTTTGTTGCTGCAAATGCAAATAATGGAAACAAAACCTTTACCACTGATTTTAGGACACAAAGGCAAACTTATGAGAATAAAAAATCTGGGATG ATGCTGCAACACATGAACAAAGATGATCAAGGTCCTACCTCTGAAGTCACTGCATCTACTAACTACACTG GGCCCTTCAATGAAGAGCCCAATAATGCAGCTTGGTGA